One window of Pseudobdellovibrionaceae bacterium genomic DNA carries:
- a CDS encoding multicopper oxidase domain-containing protein, whose protein sequence is MAKITAVSAVLPKKLLQAAEKPLFTNPYHLPPLLLGKKEGKKVSFHLNIQSGLSSILRSKKTKTWGINQAFLGVTLKVNKGDQVHVTVKNSLTETTTLHWHGMKLPAHADGGPHQPIAPLKEWKTHWNIIQPAATLWYHAHTSHKTGQQVYNGLAGMLLIDDKDSQKLNLPSEYGVDDFPIMLLDRSFNTDGSLEYIKSMHDRMRGKMGTHILINGVHKPVLKVKKSLIRLRLLNASNARFYRLQFKDNRIFNIIASDGGLLEKPIASNSILLSPGERAEIIVEVFQGSLPTLIYRVQGRNGLNHDYELLQINTQKVTQSKKTLPSKLVTHKKENEKKATTHRRMQLQMQRPAFRGDSIFKINNKAMDMKRIDEVVTAGSLEVWSIENQSSMPHPFHIHNVQFKIISKSGSEVYGHERGFKDTVLVRPKETIKVLIRFPKYTDEKYPYMYHCHILEHEDQGMMGQFIQIASK, encoded by the coding sequence ATGGCAAAAATTACTGCTGTTTCTGCAGTGTTGCCTAAAAAATTATTACAAGCCGCAGAAAAGCCTTTGTTTACTAACCCCTACCATCTTCCTCCATTACTTTTAGGAAAAAAAGAAGGTAAAAAAGTATCTTTTCATTTAAACATTCAATCGGGGTTAAGCTCTATTTTAAGAAGCAAAAAAACAAAAACATGGGGAATTAACCAAGCCTTTTTAGGTGTTACCTTAAAAGTAAACAAGGGCGATCAAGTGCATGTTACTGTTAAAAACTCCTTAACAGAAACCACCACTTTGCACTGGCACGGTATGAAATTACCTGCTCACGCCGACGGAGGCCCACACCAACCCATTGCTCCCCTTAAAGAATGGAAAACCCATTGGAATATTATTCAACCGGCTGCCACTTTATGGTACCACGCTCATACTTCTCATAAAACGGGACAGCAAGTTTATAATGGCCTTGCTGGCATGCTCTTAATTGACGACAAAGACAGCCAAAAATTAAACCTGCCCTCTGAATATGGCGTGGATGATTTTCCAATTATGCTTTTAGACCGATCTTTTAATACTGATGGGTCTTTAGAGTATATTAAAAGTATGCATGATAGAATGCGAGGAAAAATGGGAACCCATATTTTAATTAATGGTGTTCACAAACCTGTTTTAAAAGTTAAAAAATCTTTAATTCGATTACGCTTACTAAACGCCTCTAATGCAAGGTTTTATCGCCTGCAGTTTAAAGACAATCGAATATTTAATATTATTGCCAGTGACGGCGGGTTATTAGAAAAACCCATTGCCTCTAATTCTATATTGCTTTCTCCTGGGGAAAGAGCAGAAATTATTGTTGAAGTTTTTCAAGGAAGCCTTCCTACATTAATTTATCGTGTTCAAGGCAGAAACGGTTTAAATCACGACTATGAACTTTTACAAATTAATACACAAAAAGTAACTCAAAGCAAAAAAACTCTTCCTAGCAAACTAGTTACTCATAAAAAAGAAAACGAAAAAAAAGCAACAACACACAGGCGCATGCAGTTGCAAATGCAAAGGCCAGCTTTTCGAGGCGACAGTATTTTTAAAATTAATAACAAAGCAATGGACATGAAAAGAATCGACGAGGTGGTTACGGCCGGTAGTTTAGAGGTTTGGAGCATTGAAAATCAATCTTCCATGCCACACCCCTTTCATATTCATAATGTTCAATTTAAAATTATTAGTAAAAGTGGTTCAGAAGTTTATGGACACGAACGGGGCTTTAAAGACACCGTATTAGTGAGGCCTAAAGAAACGATAAAAGTATTAATACGATTTCCTAAATACACCGATGAAAAATATCCCTATATGTATCATTGCCATATTTTAGAACATGAAGACCAAGGGATGATGGGTCAATTTATTCAAATTGCTTCAAAATAA
- a CDS encoding bifunctional (p)ppGpp synthetase/guanosine-3',5'-bis(diphosphate) 3'-pyrophosphohydrolase, whose product MIEKAYQMAQKAHEGVVRRSGEEYITHPIGVAYILAQLKLDVASIIAALLHDTVEDTLITTEDILKVFGSSVAGIVEGVTKITKLNFRHTHEKQAENIRKMIVAMGSDVRVILVKLADRLHNMRTLNYMSFQKQGRIASETLDIYAPLASRLGMSSIKIELEDLSLKYAHPDEYHFLKEKTKERRKDRLSYVENFKLTLIKNLENRVDFSFDIQGRFKHLYSIYKKMKISNLPYEQIYDILAFRICVSSIKECYETLGIIHSLWRPIPGRFKDFIAMPKVNNYQSLHTTLIGNDGERVEVQIRTHEMHELAEWGIAAHWEYKANSYSQDVNSKNAPAADVAKKFNWLRELIQMNQETYNADEFLENMKSDLLESEIYVFTPKGEVKEFPVGATPIDFAYSIHTDVGNHIVSACVNKKVVPLRYVLQNGDTVEVVTSKNQAPSKDWLKFCVTSKAKGQIRTVIKKEQRIMSQKVGQDMLERFFRKKSQRLSRYTEGVSFTEYLQKQGCQKLEDLFVKIGFGRLESSLVYKDLVPKEEEQVKSTSEIETLEKKIETSNSTKKSKKDRSGVQVGGENDILVRFAKCCYPIPGDPIVGFVSVGRGISIHRADCEKTFNIDSGRYVEVNWDQKTENITHRVRLCIVSFNLPGILAKMGDVFSAADANIENLKASSTLDNRAVSYFDIRIKNLEDLQKLLIEIKKIKGIIQVSRDHRL is encoded by the coding sequence ATGATAGAAAAAGCCTATCAAATGGCACAAAAAGCTCACGAAGGTGTGGTTCGTCGTAGTGGAGAAGAGTATATTACTCACCCCATTGGTGTGGCCTATATTTTAGCACAACTAAAATTAGATGTGGCCAGTATTATTGCAGCCCTTTTACACGATACTGTGGAAGACACTTTAATTACTACAGAAGATATTCTTAAAGTCTTTGGAAGTAGTGTTGCGGGCATTGTAGAGGGTGTGACTAAAATTACAAAATTAAATTTTCGTCACACTCACGAAAAGCAAGCAGAAAATATTAGAAAAATGATTGTGGCTATGGGTTCGGATGTAAGAGTAATTTTAGTAAAGCTTGCCGATCGTTTGCATAATATGCGCACATTAAATTATATGTCTTTTCAAAAGCAAGGTAGAATTGCTAGTGAAACTTTAGATATTTATGCTCCTTTAGCTAGCAGGTTAGGTATGAGTTCTATTAAAATAGAATTAGAAGATTTGTCTTTAAAATATGCCCACCCTGATGAATATCATTTTTTAAAAGAAAAAACTAAAGAAAGGCGAAAAGATCGCTTAAGTTATGTTGAAAATTTTAAACTCACTTTAATAAAAAATTTAGAAAACCGCGTAGATTTTTCTTTTGATATTCAAGGAAGATTTAAACATTTGTATTCTATTTATAAAAAAATGAAAATTAGCAACTTACCCTACGAGCAAATTTACGACATTTTAGCATTTAGGATTTGTGTAAGTTCTATTAAAGAATGTTATGAAACTTTAGGGATTATCCATTCTTTATGGCGACCTATCCCAGGGCGATTTAAAGATTTTATTGCTATGCCCAAAGTAAATAATTACCAAAGTTTACATACCACTTTAATTGGTAATGATGGCGAAAGGGTGGAGGTGCAAATCCGTACTCACGAAATGCACGAATTAGCAGAGTGGGGGATTGCTGCCCATTGGGAATACAAAGCCAATTCTTATTCTCAAGATGTTAATTCAAAAAATGCACCCGCCGCCGATGTGGCTAAAAAGTTTAATTGGCTTAGAGAGCTAATTCAAATGAATCAAGAAACTTATAATGCTGATGAATTTTTAGAAAATATGAAATCTGACCTTTTAGAGTCAGAGATTTATGTATTTACTCCCAAAGGGGAGGTAAAAGAATTTCCAGTGGGAGCAACTCCCATTGATTTTGCCTATTCTATTCATACCGATGTGGGAAACCATATTGTTTCTGCCTGTGTAAATAAAAAAGTGGTTCCCTTACGCTATGTTTTACAAAATGGTGACACGGTAGAAGTGGTAACTTCTAAAAACCAAGCCCCCTCTAAAGATTGGTTAAAGTTTTGTGTAACTAGCAAAGCAAAAGGGCAGATTAGAACGGTTATTAAAAAAGAACAAAGAATTATGTCTCAAAAAGTGGGGCAAGATATGTTAGAAAGATTTTTTAGAAAAAAATCACAGCGACTGTCTCGTTATACCGAAGGCGTATCTTTTACAGAGTATTTACAAAAACAAGGTTGTCAAAAATTAGAAGATTTATTTGTTAAGATAGGTTTTGGTAGGCTAGAGTCTTCATTAGTTTACAAAGATTTAGTTCCCAAAGAAGAAGAGCAGGTTAAGAGCACTTCAGAAATTGAAACTTTAGAGAAAAAAATTGAAACTAGTAATAGTACTAAGAAAAGTAAAAAAGATCGTTCGGGTGTGCAGGTAGGGGGAGAAAATGATATTTTAGTAAGATTTGCTAAATGTTGTTACCCTATTCCTGGCGATCCTATTGTAGGTTTTGTTTCTGTAGGCAGGGGCATTAGTATTCATAGGGCCGATTGTGAAAAAACATTTAATATTGATTCTGGTAGGTATGTAGAAGTAAATTGGGATCAAAAAACAGAGAATATTACTCATCGTGTGCGTTTGTGTATAGTTAGTTTTAACTTACCAGGTATTTTAGCTAAAATGGGTGATGTATTTTCTGCAGCCGATGCAAATATAGAAAACTTAAAAGCGAGCTCTACCTTAGATAATAGAGCGGTTAGTTACTTTGATATACGAATTAAAAATTTAGAAGATTTACAAAAACTTTTAATAGAAATTAAAAAAATCAAGGGTATTATTCAAGTCAGTCGTGACCACAGGCTATAA